Proteins co-encoded in one Listeria ivanovii subsp. ivanovii genomic window:
- the mnhG gene encoding monovalent cation/H(+) antiporter subunit G has protein sequence MNVIIEIIISVMILIGGLLSILAAIGVIRLPDVYTRTHAAGISNTFGVSLLLFATVGYFFHSGEGFNARVLLAILFIFLTTPVASHLINRAAYDTGVPLAIRIRDQLRSVKKDDIKKKKSLIIRQEQIEKARQEREELEERMEWERREEKIDEREDKEEEQRERDEQTIEEQSDDSEHEIIEQDESETEEDEDRFEK, from the coding sequence GTGAACGTGATAATTGAAATTATTATTTCCGTGATGATTCTAATCGGTGGTTTGCTTAGTATTCTTGCCGCGATTGGTGTTATTAGACTCCCTGACGTATATACTAGAACTCATGCTGCGGGGATTAGCAATACTTTTGGAGTTAGTTTGTTGCTATTTGCTACAGTTGGTTACTTTTTCCACTCAGGAGAAGGTTTTAATGCTCGGGTACTACTCGCTATCCTATTCATCTTTTTAACAACTCCTGTAGCCTCTCACTTGATTAACCGTGCCGCTTACGATACAGGCGTCCCCCTTGCGATTCGAATTCGTGACCAATTACGTTCAGTGAAAAAAGATGACATCAAGAAGAAGAAAAGCCTAATTATTCGCCAAGAACAAATTGAAAAAGCACGACAAGAGCGTGAAGAACTTGAGGAACGAATGGAATGGGAACGGCGTGAAGAAAAAATTGATGAGCGTGAAGATAAAGAAGAAGAACAGCGCGAACGTGATGAACAAACGATTGAAGAACAGTCGGATGATTCTGAGCATGAAATTATCGAGCAGGATGAAAGTGAAACAGAAGAAGACGAAGATAGATTTGAGAAATAA
- a CDS encoding Na(+)/H(+) antiporter subunit C: MELLMSILIGLIFAAAVYLILSKSLLRIIIGTAVLSHGVNLLVLTMGGLKKGRVPILGTEGSGVYNDPLPQALILTAIVISFGVTAFFLVLAYRAYQELDSESVSKTRGHEADDE, from the coding sequence ATGGAACTATTAATGTCTATATTAATCGGCTTAATTTTTGCCGCTGCGGTCTATTTAATTCTCTCTAAAAGTTTGTTGCGAATCATTATCGGAACGGCTGTCCTCAGTCATGGTGTTAACTTACTTGTACTGACGATGGGCGGCTTAAAAAAAGGTCGTGTTCCGATTCTTGGGACGGAAGGGTCTGGTGTGTACAATGACCCGCTTCCACAGGCCCTTATTTTAACTGCAATTGTTATAAGCTTTGGTGTAACTGCCTTTTTCCTTGTTCTTGCTTATAGAGCGTATCAGGAGCTTGATAGCGAGAGCGTATCCAAGACGAGAGGACATGAAGCCGATGATGAATAA
- a CDS encoding Na(+)/H(+) antiporter subunit F1, which produces MIIQIALSIGLLLYSISTFLYLYRILKGPTTSDKVVALDSIGMNLVAIVALLSMFYDTNAFLDVILLIALLAFIGTVSFAKFIEKGKVIDRERDN; this is translated from the coding sequence ATGATTATTCAAATTGCCTTATCCATTGGTTTGCTACTATATTCGATTTCCACATTCTTATACCTTTACCGAATTTTAAAAGGACCGACCACTTCAGACAAAGTAGTAGCGCTTGATTCTATCGGAATGAACCTGGTTGCGATTGTTGCCCTACTGTCGATGTTTTATGATACTAATGCCTTTTTAGATGTTATTTTACTTATCGCTTTACTTGCATTTATTGGAACAGTTTCCTTTGCCAAATTTATTGAGAAAGGGAAGGTGATTGACCGTGAACGTGATAATTGA
- a CDS encoding Na(+)/H(+) antiporter subunit B, translating into MMKTNDVLLRNVTKVVAFIIFLFSLHLFFAGHYNPGGGFVAGLTTAGAITLTLLAYDTKTVASMLNINTIMLTGIGLTFALGTGMIGIFTGNPFLTHKFGHVDLPILGDTALHTATLFDLGVYLVVVGVTLTIIQTIGESD; encoded by the coding sequence ATGATGAAAACGAATGACGTTCTTCTTAGAAATGTGACGAAAGTAGTTGCTTTCATTATTTTCTTATTCTCACTTCATCTATTCTTTGCGGGTCATTACAACCCTGGTGGTGGATTTGTTGCTGGGCTAACGACGGCGGGCGCTATTACATTGACATTACTTGCCTATGATACGAAAACAGTCGCAAGTATGTTAAATATTAATACGATTATGCTTACGGGTATCGGGCTAACTTTTGCGCTTGGTACAGGTATGATTGGCATTTTTACTGGCAATCCTTTCTTGACTCACAAATTTGGTCATGTGGATTTGCCCATTTTAGGGGATACTGCGCTACACACGGCGACACTTTTCGACCTTGGTGTTTATCTTGTGGTTGTCGGTGTAACGCTTACGATAATTCAAACGATTGGAGAGAGTGACTAA
- a CDS encoding Na+/H+ antiporter subunit D — protein MNNLILMPILIPFLGAIVLMLLPRKVIIQRIFALIFSGILVVASFFLVFYVRENGITTLNIGNWAAPFGITMVGDMFAILLTATTSIILFCVVLYSFYTIGKPREKFLYYPAMLFMIVGVNGSFLTGDIFNMFVFFEVMLMASYVLLVIGGTQVQLKATIKYLLINVVGSGFFVVAIALLYSMIGTLNMADISQKISDLNGANTGMISVVAVLFLFVFGLKAGLFPLYFWLPGSYFAPPIPVLALFGGLLTKVGVYAIIRTYTLFFSSLTDFVVPLLGILAIVTIILGVIGAMSYYDMKTIVIYNIMIAIGVILFSVSIMTRESMTGAVFYLIHDMIIKAALFLIVGIVMAITGYSSVKKFSGLMSVKSSLGWIFFIATLGLSGIPPLSGFIGKLLIVEGAFSTGQIAGGIIILLSSLFVLMSLIKVFTKGFWGEKKGVFNLQIPYKKMLIPVLILLTISIAYGVFSNAIYPFIEQAVDPLVDPSVYIHAVLKE, from the coding sequence ATGAATAATTTAATTTTAATGCCGATTCTAATTCCTTTTTTGGGAGCCATTGTTTTAATGTTACTCCCGAGAAAAGTTATTATACAACGAATTTTCGCTCTGATTTTTAGTGGTATCTTGGTTGTTGCCTCCTTTTTCCTCGTATTTTACGTTCGGGAAAACGGAATTACTACCCTTAATATTGGGAACTGGGCTGCTCCTTTTGGAATTACAATGGTTGGTGACATGTTCGCCATCTTACTAACAGCAACAACGAGTATCATACTTTTCTGTGTAGTCTTATATTCCTTCTATACAATCGGAAAACCGCGTGAGAAATTCCTTTACTATCCTGCAATGCTCTTTATGATTGTTGGAGTTAATGGTTCGTTTCTAACGGGCGATATTTTTAATATGTTTGTTTTCTTTGAAGTAATGTTAATGGCGTCTTATGTGTTACTCGTAATCGGAGGGACACAAGTACAATTAAAAGCAACCATTAAATACTTGCTAATTAATGTAGTTGGTTCAGGATTTTTCGTTGTAGCCATCGCCTTGCTGTACTCAATGATTGGAACGTTAAATATGGCGGATATTTCGCAAAAAATTTCTGATTTAAATGGCGCCAATACTGGAATGATAAGCGTTGTCGCGGTTCTTTTCTTGTTCGTCTTTGGGCTTAAAGCTGGCCTGTTTCCGCTTTACTTCTGGCTTCCAGGATCTTACTTTGCTCCTCCAATTCCAGTTCTTGCACTTTTCGGTGGTCTTTTGACAAAGGTTGGTGTTTATGCGATTATTCGAACCTATACTTTATTCTTTAGTTCACTGACAGATTTTGTTGTACCTTTACTTGGAATACTGGCGATAGTTACCATTATCCTCGGCGTCATTGGGGCAATGAGTTATTATGATATGAAGACTATCGTAATTTACAATATTATGATTGCCATTGGTGTGATTTTGTTTAGCGTTTCGATTATGACACGTGAATCTATGACTGGCGCGGTATTTTACTTAATTCATGATATGATAATTAAAGCGGCCCTCTTTCTAATTGTTGGAATTGTAATGGCAATTACTGGTTACTCCAGCGTGAAGAAATTCAGTGGTTTAATGAGTGTGAAGTCGTCACTTGGTTGGATTTTCTTTATCGCTACTTTAGGTCTTTCCGGGATTCCTCCTCTGAGTGGATTCATTGGTAAACTTTTGATTGTCGAAGGGGCTTTCTCAACTGGTCAAATTGCTGGTGGCATAATCATACTACTTTCTAGTTTATTCGTTCTTATGTCATTAATTAAAGTCTTTACAAAAGGTTTCTGGGGAGAGAAAAAAGGAGTATTCAATTTACAAATTCCTTATAAAAAAATGCTCATTCCAGTCCTTATCTTATTAACTATTTCGATTGCATACGGAGTGTTTAGTAACGCAATTTATCCGTTTATTGAACAAGCGGTTGATCCACTTGTTGATCCTTCTGTTTATATTCATGCGGTGTTAAAGGAGTGA
- a CDS encoding Na+/H+ antiporter subunit E: MAFQLILNIILACLWMFLESSFSFATFIIGFIIGIFLLLFMRRFLGSRFYIFRLFALVKLVFRFLHDLIVSTIHVSRIVLKKDMNIRPGIFRYDTTLETDWEVTMLALLITLTPGTLSIDISDDYKAIYVHSLHVPNIEEEIATIRKSYEGAIMEVFHG; this comes from the coding sequence ATGGCTTTTCAACTTATTCTTAATATAATACTTGCTTGTTTGTGGATGTTTCTTGAGTCATCATTTAGTTTTGCGACATTTATCATTGGCTTTATCATCGGGATATTCTTATTACTTTTTATGCGACGCTTTCTTGGGTCCCGGTTTTACATATTCCGGTTGTTCGCTTTAGTCAAATTAGTATTCCGCTTCTTACATGATTTAATTGTTTCGACTATTCATGTTAGCCGGATTGTCCTGAAAAAAGATATGAATATTCGTCCAGGTATTTTCAGATATGATACAACGCTTGAAACTGACTGGGAAGTAACGATGCTAGCTTTACTAATTACATTAACCCCCGGGACACTTTCGATAGATATTTCGGATGATTACAAAGCAATTTATGTTCATTCTCTTCATGTTCCAAATATTGAGGAAGAAATTGCTACTATTCGTAAGTCTTATGAAGGCGCGATTATGGAGGTGTTCCACGGATGA